From one Gemmobacter sp. genomic stretch:
- a CDS encoding RtcB family protein — MTNDHSTVTGADLICWGHRPGPQFPDLLSRANAARDQGLGLLRIRQMLEADLPPPPPEPLALRAADAIPLHVSIRAEDANEQENVDKVIATMAEVLKTPTVEAGAVMPDACPAGPLGTIPVGGVVAARNAIHPGMHSADICCSVMITDLGHVDPKAALDAAQAITHFGNGGRDEGNRLAVAPDLMDEFRANSFLNGKRMLHAAQAHMGTQGDGNHFLFIGRSRATGRVAMVTHHGSRGPGSLLYKGGMEVAERFRKALSPETLNQNAWIPADSAEGRGYWEALQVIRRWTKANHNALHQAVVEQLHADPGERFWNEHNFVFRRGDLYYHGKGATPAWREYAEDATGLTLIPLNMAEPVLVVRGRDAGHALGFSPHGAGRNYSRSEHRRRMGAVTPAQMLAAETAGLDIRFHAGAIDASELPSSYKRARAVTDQIRDYGLADVVDFIDPYGCIMAGEIASHWRGMRARR; from the coding sequence ATGACCAACGACCATTCCACCGTCACCGGCGCCGATCTGATCTGCTGGGGCCACCGCCCCGGACCGCAATTCCCCGACCTGCTGAGCCGGGCCAACGCCGCGCGGGATCAGGGCCTGGGCCTTCTTCGCATTCGCCAGATGCTCGAGGCCGACCTGCCGCCACCGCCGCCCGAGCCGTTGGCCTTGCGCGCGGCGGACGCGATCCCGCTGCATGTCAGCATCCGGGCGGAAGATGCCAACGAACAGGAGAATGTGGACAAGGTCATCGCTACCATGGCCGAGGTGCTCAAGACCCCGACGGTCGAGGCTGGCGCCGTGATGCCCGATGCCTGTCCGGCTGGCCCGTTGGGGACGATCCCGGTGGGCGGCGTGGTCGCGGCGCGCAACGCGATCCATCCGGGGATGCATTCCGCCGACATCTGCTGTTCGGTGATGATCACCGATCTGGGCCATGTCGATCCGAAGGCGGCGCTGGATGCAGCCCAGGCGATCACCCATTTCGGCAACGGTGGGCGCGATGAGGGCAACCGCCTGGCCGTCGCGCCGGACCTGATGGACGAGTTCCGCGCCAACTCGTTCCTGAACGGCAAGCGGATGCTGCACGCCGCGCAGGCCCATATGGGCACGCAGGGCGATGGCAACCATTTCCTGTTCATCGGACGCTCGCGCGCGACCGGGCGGGTAGCGATGGTCACCCATCACGGCTCGCGTGGGCCGGGGAGCCTGCTCTACAAGGGCGGGATGGAGGTGGCTGAGCGGTTCCGCAAGGCGCTCTCCCCCGAGACGCTAAACCAGAACGCATGGATCCCGGCCGACAGCGCCGAGGGGCGGGGTTATTGGGAGGCATTGCAGGTGATCCGCCGCTGGACCAAGGCCAACCATAACGCCCTGCATCAGGCGGTGGTGGAACAGCTGCACGCCGATCCGGGCGAGCGGTTCTGGAACGAGCACAACTTCGTCTTCCGCCGCGGCGATCTTTACTACCATGGCAAGGGGGCAACTCCGGCCTGGAGGGAGTATGCCGAAGATGCCACCGGCCTGACGCTGATCCCGCTGAACATGGCCGAGCCGGTTCTGGTGGTGCGCGGGCGCGATGCGGGCCATGCGCTGGGGTTCTCACCCCACGGCGCCGGGCGCAACTATTCGCGCTCGGAGCATCGCCGCCGGATGGGCGCGGTAACCCCAGCGCAGATGCTGGCGGCCGAGACGGCAGGGTTGGACATCCGCTTCCACGCCGGCGCGATCGATGCGTCAGAGCTGCCCTCCAGCTACAAACGGGCCCGGGCGGTGACGGACCAGATCCGCGACTATGGCCTGGCGGATGTCGTCGACTTCATCGACCCCTACGGCTGCATCATGGCCGGCGAGATCGCATCGCATTGGCGAGGAATGCGGGCGAGGCGGTAA